One genomic region from Leishmania braziliensis MHOM/BR/75/M2904 complete genome, chromosome 35 encodes:
- a CDS encoding putative 40S ribosomal protein S3A, whose product MALGKNKRISKGGKRGKRGKAQETMARKEWYDVVAPSNFEKRQFSKTICNKTQGTRIAADVLRGRVFEANLADLNQSAGEEEAYRKVRFTVQEVQGRNLLTQFHSMEMTTDKMASLLRKWCTTMETTVEVRTADGYTMRLFVVAFTKPQANQQSRNCYAKQRLVKWLRMRVTKMIKRRLSKVQIKEAVSLLTRNVLSDALVRRCNPIVPLREMRIRKVRVVRTPKFDAQALLNAHGTIPTSVEADPREVEEAVEAAPAAAKAAE is encoded by the coding sequence ATGGCTTTGGGCAAGAACAAGCGCATCAGCAAGGGCGGCAAGCGCGGCAAGCGCGGAAAGGCGCAGGAGACGATGGCGCGCAAGGAGTGGTACGACGTCGTGGCGCCGTCGAATTTCGAGAAGCGCCAGTTCTCCAAGACGATCTGCAACAAGACGCAGGGCACCCGTATTGCTGCCGACGTGCTGCGCGGCCGCGTGTTCGAGGCCAACCTCGCCGACCTGAACCAGTCCgctggtgaggaggaggcgtacCGCAAGGTGCGCTTCACGGTACAGGAGGTGCAGGGCCGCAACCTGCTGACGCAGTTTCACTCGATGGAGATGACGACGGACAAGATGGCGAGTCTTCTGCGCAAGTGGTGCACGACGATGGAGACGACGGTGGAGGTGAGGACCGCCGACGGTTACACGATGCGTCTCTTCGTTGTTGCGTTCACGAAGCCACAGGCGAACCAGCAGTCGCGCAACTGCTACGCGAAACAACGCCTCGTGAAGTGGCTGCGCATGCGTGTCACGAAGATGATCAAGCGCCGCCTGTCAAAGGTGCAGATCAAGGAGgccgtgtcgctgctgacgcgcaACGTGCTGAGTGatgcgctggtgcgccgctgcaacccgatcgtgccgctgcgcgagATGCGCATCCGCAAGGTGCGCGTAGTGCGCACGCCGAAGTTCgacgcacaggcgctgctgaacgcCCACGGCACCATCCCGACGTCCGTGGAGGCTGACCcgcgcgaggtggaggaggcggtcgAGGCTGCACCGGCTGCGGCGAAGGCTGCCGAGTAA
- a CDS encoding putative 40S ribosomal protein S3A, with amino-acid sequence MALGKNKRISKGGKRGKRGKAQETMARKEWYDVVAPSNFEKRQFSKTICNKTQGTRIAADVLRGRVFEANLADLNQSAGEEEAYRKVRFTVQEVQGRNLLTQFHSMEMTTDKMASLLRKWCTTMETTVEVRTADGYTMRLFVVAFTKPQANQQSRNCYAKQRLVKWLRMRVTKMIKRRLSKVQIKEAVSLLTRNVLSDALVRRCNPIVPLREMRIRKVRVVRTPKFDAQALLNAHGTIPTSVEADPREVEEAVEAAPAAAKAAE; translated from the coding sequence ATGGCTTTGGGCAAGAACAAGCGCATCAGCAAGGGCGGCAAGCGCGGCAAGCGCGGAAAGGCGCAGGAGACGATGGCGCGCAAGGAGTGGTACGACGTCGTGGCGCCGTCGAATTTCGAGAAGCGCCAGTTCTCCAAGACGATCTGCAACAAGACGCAGGGCACCCGTATTGCTGCCGACGTGCTGCGCGGCCGCGTGTTCGAGGCCAACCTCGCCGACCTGAACCAGTCCgctggtgaggaggaggcgtacCGCAAGGTGCGCTTCACGGTACAGGAGGTGCAGGGCCGCAACCTGCTGACGCAGTTTCACTCGATGGAGATGACGACGGACAAGATGGCGAGTCTTCTGCGCAAGTGGTGCACGACGATGGAGACGACGGTGGAGGTGAGGACCGCCGACGGTTACACGATGCGTCTCTTCGTTGTTGCGTTCACGAAGCCACAGGCGAACCAGCAGTCGCGCAACTGCTACGCGAAGCAACGCCTCGTGAAGTGGCTGCGCATGCGTGTCACGAAGATGATCAAGCGCCGCCTGTCAAAGGTGCAGATCAAGGAGgccgtgtcgctgctgacgcgcaACGTGCTGAGTGatgcgctggtgcgccgctgcaacccgatcgtgccgctgcgcgagATGCGCATCCGCAAGGTGCGCGTAGTGCGCACGCCGAAGTTcgacgcgcaggcgctgctgaacgcCCACGGCACCATCCCGACGTCCGTGGAGGCTGACCcgcgcgaggtggaggaggcggtcgAGGCTGCACCGGCTGCGGCGAAGGCTGCCGAGTAA